A single window of Mycolicibacterium aurum DNA harbors:
- the cysW gene encoding sulfate ABC transporter permease subunit CysW produces MTLALPSRLILRFVALFYVIALLIVPLGSILWRTFAPGLGAFWASITTPAAQSALSLSLLVVAIVVPLNVVFGVSTALVLARRKFRGKNALQAAIDLPFAVSPVVVGVALIALWGTAGLFGFVQNDLGLTIIFGFPGIVLASIFVTLPFVIREVEPVLHELGTDQEEASATLGANAWQTFWRITLPSIRWGLTYGVVLTVARTLGEFGAVLVVSSNLPGQSQTLTLLVHDRYTRGDDYGAYTVSTVLMAVAVTVLIAQIVFDAQRKRARTED; encoded by the coding sequence ATGACCCTGGCGCTGCCCTCCCGCCTGATCCTGCGCTTCGTCGCGTTGTTCTACGTCATCGCGCTGCTCATCGTGCCGCTCGGATCGATCTTGTGGCGGACGTTCGCGCCCGGCCTCGGCGCGTTCTGGGCGTCCATCACGACCCCTGCCGCGCAGTCGGCGCTGTCGCTGTCGCTGCTCGTGGTCGCCATCGTGGTTCCGCTGAACGTGGTGTTCGGTGTCTCCACGGCATTGGTGTTGGCGCGCAGGAAATTCCGCGGTAAGAACGCACTGCAGGCGGCGATCGACCTGCCATTCGCGGTGTCGCCGGTGGTCGTCGGTGTGGCATTGATAGCGCTGTGGGGTACAGCCGGTCTGTTCGGTTTCGTCCAGAACGATCTCGGACTCACGATCATTTTCGGTTTCCCGGGCATCGTGCTGGCCAGCATCTTCGTCACGCTGCCGTTCGTCATCCGGGAAGTCGAGCCGGTTCTCCATGAACTCGGCACCGACCAGGAGGAGGCGTCCGCAACGTTGGGCGCCAATGCGTGGCAGACATTTTGGCGGATCACGTTGCCCTCCATCCGGTGGGGTCTGACCTATGGTGTCGTCCTGACTGTCGCCCGCACGCTGGGCGAGTTCGGCGCGGTGCTGGTGGTGTCGTCGAACTTGCCTGGGCAGTCGCAGACATTGACGCTGCTGGTGCACGACCGCTACACCCGCGGTGACGACTACGGCGCCTACACCGTGTCGACGGTGCTGATGGCCGTGGCCGTCACGGTGCTGATCGCGCAAATCGTGTTCGACGCCCAGCGCAAGCGCGCCCGGACAGAAGACTGA